One segment of Pasteurella skyensis DNA contains the following:
- the murI gene encoding glutamate racemase: protein MKPTILIYDSGMGGLTIYDEIRKKLPDAYYVYCFDNAYFPYSEKSEIELIERSIQIVQKIVQKIPLDLIVVACNTASTVVLPALRTTFDVDVVGTVPAIKPATQISETKTIGLLATKGTVTRRYVMDLIQQYAKECIVEKIGSTDLVKLAEEKLHNDSVDMDMLQKIIKPWQNNQRLDTIVLGCTHFPFVKKELQQLLPNVKYFIDSGKAIANRVEYLLKEKKTAEKTVITNLAYCTQLNQDTKKKEKVMKQKGFKRLDLL, encoded by the coding sequence ATGAAACCAACGATTTTAATTTATGATTCGGGAATGGGTGGTTTAACCATCTATGATGAAATTCGAAAAAAATTACCTGATGCATACTATGTGTACTGTTTTGATAATGCTTATTTTCCCTATTCTGAAAAATCTGAAATAGAGCTTATTGAAAGATCAATTCAAATAGTGCAAAAAATAGTACAAAAGATACCGCTTGATTTAATAGTTGTGGCTTGTAATACAGCAAGTACAGTGGTGCTACCTGCATTAAGAACAACATTTGATGTAGATGTAGTGGGAACTGTTCCAGCAATTAAACCTGCCACTCAGATTTCAGAAACTAAAACGATAGGATTATTGGCAACAAAAGGAACAGTAACAAGACGTTACGTGATGGATCTTATACAACAATATGCCAAAGAATGCATTGTTGAAAAAATAGGTTCTACAGATTTAGTTAAATTAGCAGAAGAAAAATTGCATAACGATAGTGTAGATATGGATATGTTACAAAAAATAATTAAACCATGGCAGAATAACCAAAGATTAGATACTATTGTTTTAGGCTGTACGCACTTTCCTTTTGTAAAAAAGGAGTTACAACAACTCCTCCCTAACGTAAAATACTTTATAGATTCAGGAAAAGCGATTGCAAATAGAGTAGAATATCTGCTAAAAGAGAAAAAAACAGCAGAAAAAACAGTTATAACTAACCTCGCCTATTGTACTCAACTTAATCAAGATACAAAAAAGAAAGAAAAAGTAATGAAACAAAAAGGCTTTAAGCGGTTAGATTTGCTCTAA
- the ilvC gene encoding ketol-acid reductoisomerase, which produces MSNYFNTLNLRQQLDQLGHCRFMERDEFANGVNVLKGKKIVIIGCGAQGLNQGLNMRDSGLDISYALRQAAIDEKRLSFQRATEHKFQVGTYEQLIPTADLVINLTPDKQHSSVIADIMPLMKQGASLGYSHGMNIVEVGEKIRDDITVVMVAPKCPGTEVREEYKRGFGVPTLIAVHPENDPKEEGFEIAKAWAVATGGHKAGVLESSFVAEVKSDLMGEQTILCGMLQAGSIVCYNKLVAEGKEPAYAGKLIQYGWEVITEALKQGGITLMMDRLSNSAKLRAFTLSQHIKQHFAPLFEKHMDDIISGEFSAAMMKDWQNNDANLLKWREETGKTAFENAPDGSNIQITEQEYFDNGILMVAMIKAGVELAFDTMVATGIYEESAYYESLHELPLIANTVARKRLYEMNVVISDTAEYGNYLFANAAVPLFEQYIIPTLVKGDLGEATPEIEIDNITLNAVNDAIRQHPIEFIGKELRSYMTDMQRIASNN; this is translated from the coding sequence ATGAGTAACTATTTTAATACATTAAATTTACGTCAACAGTTAGATCAATTAGGTCACTGTCGTTTTATGGAGCGTGATGAGTTTGCAAATGGTGTAAATGTTTTAAAGGGTAAAAAAATTGTCATTATTGGCTGTGGAGCTCAAGGTTTAAACCAAGGGTTAAATATGCGTGATTCTGGTTTAGATATTAGTTATGCCTTACGCCAAGCCGCTATTGATGAAAAACGTTTATCTTTTCAACGAGCAACTGAACATAAATTTCAGGTTGGTACTTATGAGCAATTGATTCCTACAGCTGATTTAGTCATTAACTTAACACCTGATAAACAGCACTCCAGTGTAATTGCAGATATTATGCCACTAATGAAACAAGGTGCTTCTCTTGGTTATTCACACGGTATGAATATTGTAGAAGTGGGTGAAAAAATTCGTGATGATATTACTGTTGTGATGGTCGCACCAAAATGTCCAGGGACAGAAGTTCGTGAGGAATATAAAAGAGGCTTTGGTGTGCCGACATTAATTGCGGTTCATCCAGAAAATGACCCTAAAGAAGAAGGATTTGAAATTGCCAAAGCTTGGGCAGTAGCAACTGGTGGTCATAAGGCAGGCGTATTAGAATCTTCATTTGTGGCTGAAGTAAAATCAGACTTAATGGGTGAACAAACTATTCTTTGTGGAATGTTACAAGCAGGTTCTATTGTTTGTTATAACAAATTAGTTGCTGAAGGTAAAGAGCCTGCCTATGCGGGTAAATTAATTCAATATGGTTGGGAAGTCATTACTGAAGCCTTAAAACAAGGCGGTATTACTTTAATGATGGATCGCCTTTCTAACTCAGCAAAATTACGTGCTTTCACCTTATCACAACATATTAAGCAACATTTTGCACCTCTGTTTGAAAAACATATGGATGATATTATTAGTGGTGAATTTTCAGCAGCAATGATGAAAGATTGGCAAAATAATGATGCTAATTTATTAAAGTGGCGTGAAGAAACAGGGAAAACAGCCTTTGAAAATGCACCTGATGGCAGTAACATTCAGATTACTGAACAAGAATACTTTGATAATGGCATTCTTATGGTAGCAATGATTAAAGCGGGTGTTGAATTAGCTTTTGATACTATGGTTGCAACAGGTATTTATGAAGAGTCTGCTTATTATGAATCGTTACACGAATTACCATTAATTGCGAATACGGTTGCTCGTAAACGTTTGTATGAGATGAATGTTGTTATTTCTGATACGGCTGAATATGGTAACTATTTATTTGCTAATGCTGCAGTTCCTCTATTTGAACAATATATTATACCAACTTTAGTAAAAGGTGACTTAGGTGAAGCTACACCAGAAATAGAAATTGATAATATAACATTGAATGCAGTAAATGATGCTATTCGCCAACACCCAATTGAATTTATTGGTAAAGAATTACGTAGTTATATGACTGATATGCAACGTATTGCATCTAATAACTAA
- the ilvA gene encoding threonine ammonia-lyase, biosynthetic gives MTSPLFSSTDYVRAVLRSNIYDLVQVTPLQKMEKISERLNNRIFIKREDRQAVHSFKLRGAHAMISSLSDAQKKAGVVAASAGNHAQGVAFSAKYQNIRSIIVMPESTPAIKIDAVKGFGGEVLLHGANFDEAKAKAIQLSKEMNMTFIPPFDHQKVIAGQGTIGLELLQQNADIDRIFVPVGGGGIAAGIAVFIKKMLPEVKVIGVESKDSACLYNALKVGKPIDLESVGLFADGVAVKRIGDETFRLCQKHLDDVVLVSSDEICTAMKDIFENVRAIPEPSGAVSLAGLKKYVTQNNIQNETLTCVLSGANLNFHTLRYVSERCELGEKQEALLAVTIPEKKGSFLRFCHLLGDHRVTEFNYRHADDNNACIFVGVRVKDEVETDAIISNLEHNGYKVANLSEDDTAKTHIRYMIGGHSPNIKSETLYSFEFPEQKGALLKFLQTLGTYWDISLFHYRTHGVDYGDILVAFVLDENDKVLFNKHLDALGYRYKKVSDSVAYHYFLR, from the coding sequence ATGACATCCCCCTTATTTTCAAGTACCGATTATGTAAGAGCTGTATTGCGTTCTAATATTTATGATTTAGTTCAGGTTACCCCTTTACAAAAAATGGAAAAAATATCTGAACGCTTGAATAATCGTATTTTTATCAAACGAGAAGATCGTCAAGCAGTGCACAGTTTTAAGTTACGTGGTGCTCACGCAATGATTTCTTCATTATCTGATGCACAAAAAAAAGCAGGTGTGGTTGCCGCTTCAGCAGGTAATCACGCTCAAGGTGTTGCTTTTTCTGCGAAATATCAAAATATTCGATCTATTATTGTTATGCCAGAAAGCACACCAGCCATTAAAATTGATGCTGTAAAAGGCTTTGGTGGTGAAGTTCTGCTACACGGGGCTAACTTTGACGAAGCAAAAGCAAAAGCCATTCAACTTTCTAAAGAAATGAATATGACTTTTATCCCTCCTTTTGATCATCAAAAAGTTATTGCAGGACAGGGAACTATTGGATTAGAACTATTACAACAAAATGCCGATATTGATCGTATTTTTGTTCCCGTTGGTGGAGGCGGGATTGCTGCGGGGATTGCTGTTTTTATAAAAAAGATGTTACCAGAGGTAAAAGTAATAGGGGTGGAGTCAAAAGATTCTGCCTGCCTTTATAATGCACTAAAAGTAGGTAAACCTATAGACTTAGAAAGTGTTGGTCTATTTGCTGATGGTGTGGCTGTAAAACGTATTGGAGATGAAACCTTTCGCCTTTGTCAGAAACATCTAGATGACGTTGTTTTGGTTAGTTCTGATGAAATCTGTACTGCAATGAAAGATATCTTTGAAAATGTTCGTGCTATACCTGAACCTTCAGGGGCTGTTTCATTAGCAGGATTAAAGAAATATGTTACACAGAATAATATTCAAAATGAAACCCTTACTTGTGTTCTTTCTGGTGCAAATTTAAACTTCCATACTTTACGCTATGTTTCTGAGCGTTGTGAACTTGGTGAAAAACAGGAAGCTTTGTTAGCTGTCACTATTCCTGAAAAAAAAGGAAGTTTTTTGCGTTTTTGTCATTTATTGGGCGATCATCGAGTTACCGAATTTAATTATCGTCACGCTGATGATAATAATGCCTGTATTTTTGTTGGGGTGAGAGTGAAAGATGAAGTGGAAACGGACGCCATTATTTCTAATTTAGAACATAATGGTTATAAAGTTGCAAATTTATCTGAAGATGATACCGCTAAAACCCATATTCGTTATATGATCGGTGGTCATAGTCCTAACATAAAATCCGAAACACTCTACTCTTTTGAGTTTCCAGAGCAAAAAGGGGCATTACTAAAATTTCTACAAACACTAGGTACTTATTGGGATATTTCGTTATTCCATTATCGTACTCACGGTGTGGATTATGGTGATATTTTAGTTGCTTTTGTATTAGATGAAAATGACAAGGTTTTATTTAATAAACATCTAGATGCTTTAGGTTATCGCTATAAAAAAGTCAGTGATAGTGTCGCTTATCACTATTTTTTACGATAA
- the ilvG gene encoding acetolactate synthase 2 catalytic subunit, protein MNGANLIIECLKAHQVTTIFGYPGGAIMPVYDALYDSGLKHLLCRNEQGAAMAAIGYARSSNKVGVCIATSGPGATNLITGLADALLDSIPMVAITGQVGSSLMGTDAFQEVDVIGLSLACTKHSFIVQNVEELPQVLAEAFKIAQSGRPGPVLIDIPKDIQVAETTAKAFCLEKEEPKCQQAENLTYAKQLINQAKKPILYVGGGVGMAKGVEAVRSFIKFANIPSVATLKGLGVIPPDHPLYMGMLGMHGTKAANYAVHHCDLLIVCGARFDDRVTGKLDTFAPEAKVIHIDIDAAEINKLRQADVQLKGDLIQAVDELTLSVTKQPLLIEQWSDKVLYLKSQYDFQYQDNQGERDIDPWALLNTLSQRKNNNAVVVTDVGQHQMWSAQHMQHYAPENYITSAGLGTMGFGLPAAIGAKKARPNDDVILISGDGSFMMNVQELGSIKRANTPIKIVLLDNQRLGMVRQWQTLFFDARHSETILDDNPDFVTLASAFDIKGERIEKASEVSDAIDRLLQSKEAYLLHICIPNGENVWPLVPPNKCNLEMIESDN, encoded by the coding sequence ATGAATGGGGCAAACTTAATAATAGAATGTTTAAAAGCACATCAAGTCACAACCATATTTGGCTATCCTGGTGGAGCAATAATGCCAGTATATGATGCTCTTTATGATTCAGGTTTAAAACATCTACTTTGCCGTAATGAACAAGGTGCAGCGATGGCAGCTATTGGCTACGCTCGTTCATCAAATAAGGTAGGCGTTTGTATTGCTACCTCAGGACCGGGTGCAACAAATTTAATTACTGGATTAGCTGATGCCTTATTAGATTCTATTCCTATGGTCGCTATTACAGGGCAAGTAGGATCATCATTAATGGGAACAGATGCTTTTCAGGAAGTTGATGTAATAGGACTTTCTCTTGCTTGTACTAAACATAGCTTTATTGTACAAAATGTCGAAGAATTACCTCAAGTATTAGCAGAGGCTTTTAAAATTGCTCAAAGTGGTCGTCCTGGTCCTGTTTTGATTGATATTCCAAAAGATATTCAAGTAGCTGAAACCACCGCAAAAGCATTTTGTTTAGAAAAAGAAGAGCCAAAATGTCAACAAGCTGAAAATTTAACTTATGCCAAACAGCTCATTAACCAAGCAAAAAAACCAATACTCTATGTGGGTGGAGGCGTTGGAATGGCAAAAGGGGTTGAAGCGGTACGATCTTTTATAAAATTTGCAAATATTCCCTCTGTTGCTACTTTAAAAGGTTTAGGCGTCATACCACCTGATCATCCTCTTTATATGGGAATGTTAGGAATGCACGGCACTAAAGCCGCTAATTATGCTGTTCATCATTGTGATTTATTAATTGTATGTGGTGCGAGATTTGATGATCGAGTTACAGGTAAACTTGATACCTTTGCTCCAGAAGCTAAAGTTATTCACATTGATATTGATGCAGCAGAAATAAATAAACTACGTCAAGCTGATGTTCAATTAAAAGGTGACTTAATTCAAGCTGTTGATGAATTGACATTATCTGTCACAAAACAACCTCTTTTAATTGAACAATGGAGTGATAAAGTACTTTATTTAAAATCACAATATGATTTCCAATATCAAGATAATCAAGGAGAAAGGGATATCGATCCTTGGGCTTTATTAAATACCTTATCTCAAAGAAAAAATAACAATGCCGTTGTAGTAACAGATGTAGGACAACATCAAATGTGGTCTGCTCAACATATGCAGCATTATGCACCTGAAAATTACATTACTTCTGCAGGACTTGGTACGATGGGTTTTGGCTTACCCGCAGCTATTGGGGCTAAAAAAGCACGCCCTAATGATGATGTTATTTTAATCTCTGGTGATGGCTCATTTATGATGAACGTACAAGAGTTGGGTTCAATCAAGCGAGCAAATACCCCTATCAAAATAGTGTTATTAGATAATCAACGCTTAGGTATGGTTCGTCAATGGCAAACATTATTTTTTGACGCTCGTCATAGCGAAACAATTTTAGATGATAATCCTGATTTTGTGACCTTAGCGAGTGCTTTTGATATAAAAGGTGAACGTATTGAAAAAGCCAGTGAAGTGAGTGATGCAATTGATCGTTTGTTACAAAGTAAAGAAGCCTATTTATTGCATATTTGTATTCCTAATGGAGAAAATGTATGGCCTCTCGTACCACCAAATAAATGCAATTTAGAAATGATTGAATCTGATAATTAA
- the ilvM gene encoding acetolactate synthase 2 small subunit codes for MQHYPLTIQVNKRPESIERLLRVIRHRGFDVVTLNVENNADIMNFNVTVQSERAIDLLKNQLIKLPDVLKLN; via the coding sequence ATGCAACATTATCCATTAACTATTCAAGTCAATAAACGCCCTGAATCCATTGAACGTTTATTACGAGTTATTCGTCATCGAGGATTTGACGTTGTTACCTTAAATGTTGAAAACAACGCAGATATTATGAACTTTAACGTAACTGTACAAAGTGAAAGAGCCATTGATCTATTAAAAAATCAATTAATTAAATTACCTGATGTACTAAAATTAAACTAA
- the ilvD gene encoding dihydroxy-acid dehydratase yields the protein MPKLRSATSTQGRNMAGARALWRATGMKENDFGKPIIAVVNSFTQFVPGHVHLKDMGQLVATEIEKAGGVAKEFNTIAVDDGIAMGHNGMLYSLPSRDLIADSVEYMVNAHCADAMVCISNCDKITPGMLMAAMRLNIPTIFVSGGPMEAGKTKLSDQIIKLDLVDAMIQSADENVSDSDVDIIERSACPTCGSCSGMFTANSMNCLTEALGLSLPGNGSCLATHKDRKSLFLKAGSQIVEMCNQYYNNDNTFMLPRAIATREAFENAMCLDIAMGGSSNTVLHLLAAAQEAEIDFTMRDIDRLSRIVPCLSKVAPNTKKYHMEDVHRAGGVMAILGELDRAGLLHNQTKTVLDLTLKEQLNQYDIILNRDEALHKFYRSGPAGIRTTKAFSQDCHWDSVDDDRQNGCIRSKEFAYSQEGGLATLYGNIAQDGCIVKTAGVDESIWTFSGKAIVFESQEEAVDAILGKKVQAGHIVIIRYEGPKGGPGMQEMLYPTSYLKSMGLGKACALLTDGRFSGGTSGLSIGHCSPEAASGGVIGLVKNEDIIEIDIPNRSIELKVSDKELQQRRIEQDSKGWKPKNRQRDVSFALKVYGHFATSADKGAVRNKALLPD from the coding sequence ATGCCTAAATTACGTTCAGCAACCAGTACACAGGGTCGCAATATGGCTGGAGCAAGAGCTTTATGGAGAGCAACAGGAATGAAAGAAAATGATTTTGGAAAACCCATTATTGCGGTAGTCAATTCTTTTACCCAATTTGTACCCGGTCACGTTCATTTAAAAGATATGGGACAATTAGTTGCAACAGAAATTGAAAAGGCAGGTGGGGTTGCAAAAGAATTTAATACTATTGCTGTTGATGATGGTATTGCAATGGGGCATAACGGAATGCTGTATTCACTACCTTCTCGTGATTTAATTGCAGACAGTGTGGAATATATGGTCAATGCCCATTGTGCTGACGCAATGGTCTGTATTTCAAACTGCGATAAAATTACCCCAGGAATGTTAATGGCAGCAATGCGATTAAATATTCCGACTATCTTTGTTTCAGGTGGTCCAATGGAGGCGGGGAAAACCAAATTATCTGATCAAATTATCAAATTAGATTTAGTCGATGCGATGATTCAAAGTGCCGATGAAAATGTCTCCGACTCTGATGTCGATATTATTGAGCGTAGTGCCTGCCCAACTTGTGGTTCTTGTTCTGGTATGTTTACCGCCAATTCAATGAACTGTTTAACAGAAGCTCTAGGATTAAGTTTACCTGGTAACGGATCTTGTTTAGCAACTCATAAAGATCGTAAATCACTGTTTTTAAAAGCAGGAAGCCAAATTGTTGAAATGTGTAACCAATACTATAATAATGATAATACCTTTATGTTACCTCGCGCTATTGCAACTCGTGAAGCCTTTGAAAACGCAATGTGTTTAGATATTGCGATGGGAGGATCAAGCAATACCGTACTCCATTTATTAGCCGCAGCGCAAGAAGCTGAAATTGATTTTACTATGCGTGATATTGATCGCCTTTCTCGTATTGTTCCTTGTCTCTCTAAAGTTGCCCCCAATACAAAAAAATACCATATGGAAGATGTCCATCGAGCGGGTGGTGTAATGGCAATTTTAGGTGAATTAGACAGAGCAGGTTTATTACATAATCAAACAAAAACAGTATTAGATTTAACCTTAAAAGAACAATTAAATCAATACGATATTATTCTTAATAGAGATGAAGCACTACACAAATTTTACCGTTCAGGTCCTGCTGGTATTCGTACTACTAAAGCCTTTTCACAAGATTGCCATTGGGATAGTGTTGATGATGATCGTCAAAATGGTTGTATCCGCTCTAAAGAGTTTGCCTACAGCCAAGAGGGAGGATTAGCGACCCTTTACGGTAATATTGCTCAAGATGGCTGTATTGTAAAAACAGCAGGTGTTGATGAATCTATTTGGACATTCAGTGGTAAAGCCATTGTTTTTGAAAGCCAAGAAGAAGCGGTAGACGCTATTTTAGGTAAAAAAGTACAAGCAGGACATATCGTTATTATTCGTTATGAAGGACCAAAGGGTGGTCCTGGTATGCAAGAGATGCTATATCCAACTAGTTATTTAAAATCAATGGGATTAGGAAAAGCTTGTGCATTATTAACAGATGGACGCTTTTCAGGTGGAACTTCTGGTTTATCCATTGGGCATTGCTCCCCTGAAGCTGCCTCTGGTGGTGTAATTGGATTAGTTAAAAATGAGGATATTATTGAAATAGATATCCCAAACCGCTCTATTGAATTAAAAGTGTCTGATAAAGAGTTACAACAACGTAGAATAGAGCAAGATAGTAAAGGTTGGAAACCTAAAAATCGTCAGCGTGATGTTTCTTTTGCATTGAAAGTCTATGGACATTTTGCCACATCAGCGGATAAAGGAGCAGTACGTAATAAAGCCTTATTACCTGACTAA
- a CDS encoding DUF1007 family protein gives MKKILILLTFSFISIICSAHPHSWIDMKNNVLIEEGKLIGFQMEWTLDEMASSSLIYEMKVSENKLETRKEITKDMQNTAISNHYFSYLYDENNQPIKYTTKPKNTYFEIKNNQVIFHITFYLTNPQEVKNRRFKLFTYEPSYYISMNYEDSNALLLSDVDRLCKLELKKPQINADLKEYASNLDKSDNPDENLSLGAQFAQEVAIICKK, from the coding sequence ATGAAAAAAATCTTAATTTTACTCACTTTCTCTTTTATTTCTATTATCTGCTCTGCTCACCCACATTCGTGGATTGATATGAAAAATAATGTGTTAATTGAAGAAGGAAAACTCATTGGCTTTCAAATGGAATGGACACTTGACGAAATGGCGTCTTCCTCGTTAATTTATGAAATGAAAGTCAGTGAAAATAAACTTGAAACAAGAAAAGAAATAACCAAAGATATGCAAAATACGGCTATTTCTAATCATTATTTTAGTTACTTGTATGATGAAAACAATCAGCCTATAAAATATACAACAAAACCTAAAAATACTTATTTTGAAATTAAAAATAACCAAGTTATTTTCCATATTACATTTTACTTAACTAACCCTCAAGAAGTTAAAAATAGACGTTTTAAACTGTTTACTTATGAACCAAGTTATTATATTTCAATGAATTATGAAGATAGTAATGCCTTGTTACTGAGTGATGTTGATCGCCTTTGTAAATTAGAATTAAAAAAACCTCAAATAAATGCGGATCTTAAAGAATACGCTTCCAATTTAGATAAAAGTGATAACCCTGATGAAAATTTATCATTAGGAGCTCAATTTGCTCAAGAGGTTGCCATTATATGCAAAAAATAA
- a CDS encoding nickel/cobalt transporter, translating to MQKIMFKLGLLAIGFLIIFAIYEIYPYLLFKILKWQKVFNQEISHTLLQIKNNPQAGWILIYMSFLYGVFHSLGPGHGKFILSSYLSFEKTKLTQAIRLTLLSSFAQGIVAIILVSIVVVIFTLSRHYFNDTVKLFERGSFIVMILFGLYWLKTTLVTLKKQYDTDKKPVTFNLQKITKIVPLKTQKLSIIASQPHQHTENCGCGHQHLPNANQLAKAKDWKAQLMIILSIASRPCSGAILVLFFSYTLDLYYWGIISALAMAFGTGLTLTLFALIVLFARNKAIYLSKWYISIQTGKKVIIGLKIIAAVSIIILGITLLHSSFLDTFINNKIFR from the coding sequence ATGCAAAAAATAATGTTTAAACTTGGGTTACTAGCGATTGGATTTTTAATTATTTTTGCAATTTATGAAATATATCCTTATTTATTGTTTAAAATTTTAAAATGGCAAAAAGTTTTTAATCAAGAAATATCACATACTCTTCTTCAAATAAAAAATAATCCACAAGCAGGTTGGATATTGATTTATATGAGTTTTTTATATGGTGTTTTTCACTCATTAGGACCGGGACACGGCAAATTTATTTTAAGTAGTTATCTTTCTTTTGAAAAAACAAAACTTACTCAAGCAATACGTCTCACATTACTTTCATCTTTTGCTCAAGGTATTGTAGCAATTATATTGGTATCCATTGTTGTAGTAATTTTCACGCTCTCTCGTCATTACTTTAACGATACCGTAAAACTCTTTGAACGAGGTAGTTTTATTGTAATGATTTTATTTGGATTATATTGGTTGAAAACGACATTGGTAACATTAAAGAAACAATACGATACAGATAAAAAACCAGTTACATTTAATTTGCAAAAAATAACAAAAATCGTACCGCTTAAAACTCAAAAATTATCAATAATTGCTTCACAACCTCATCAACATACTGAAAATTGTGGTTGTGGTCATCAGCATTTACCTAATGCAAATCAATTAGCAAAGGCAAAAGATTGGAAAGCACAATTAATGATTATTTTAAGCATTGCCAGTCGTCCTTGTTCAGGTGCAATTTTAGTACTGTTTTTTTCTTATACCCTAGATTTGTACTATTGGGGAATTATTTCTGCATTAGCAATGGCTTTTGGTACAGGGCTTACCTTAACTTTATTTGCACTTATTGTATTGTTTGCTCGCAATAAAGCCATTTATTTAAGTAAGTGGTATATATCCATACAAACAGGTAAAAAAGTGATAATTGGATTAAAAATTATTGCTGCAGTTTCTATTATCATTTTAGGTATTACATTGTTACATAGCAGTTTTTTAGATACTTTTATCAATAATAAAATATTTAGATAA
- the dcuC gene encoding C4-dicarboxylate transporter DcuC gives MLEIIVALAVTSVVAYFVLKGYKAQAILIFGGIILMLASILLGKGLPLPEGKSTGSTFLDIFHFIKITFSSQSAGLGLKIMAIAGFAFYMHEIGASASLVRVLTKPLERVRHMPYLFMALCFFVGEFLSIFITSASGLGVLLMVTLYPLMRGVGLSPLTACAPIATAVAVEMGPAQGNVNFAAELIGIDVVEYVVNYQILVAVAALAVIAFLHIVVQKYFDKAENYQHSDNIEDVQVDEKTQQDLEKAPTSYAILPIIPLVLIFMFNKLTISSIKMDVTTAMLVSIVIALLFEYFTLGNAKKVVNSVQIFFDGMGKQFANVVTFIVAGQTFAQGLKTIGVIDIIIESAKTAGFGPVAMTIVMVSIIMVTSVLMGSGNAAFFSFANLVPGIAAKMGIAPVMMLLPMQFVAGLSRNISPIAPNMVAIAGVANVSPFALAKRTAIPMLGGIIISTLVSIMTF, from the coding sequence ATGTTAGAAATTATTGTTGCTCTAGCTGTTACGTCTGTTGTTGCTTACTTTGTATTAAAAGGCTACAAAGCCCAAGCAATACTTATTTTTGGCGGTATTATTCTAATGCTTGCTTCTATCCTATTAGGCAAAGGACTTCCATTACCTGAAGGTAAATCAACAGGCTCAACGTTTTTAGATATTTTCCACTTTATTAAAATAACCTTCTCTTCCCAAAGTGCTGGATTAGGATTGAAAATTATGGCAATCGCTGGGTTTGCTTTCTATATGCACGAAATTGGTGCTTCCGCTTCTTTGGTTAGAGTATTAACAAAACCGCTTGAAAGAGTGAGACATATGCCTTATTTATTTATGGCTCTCTGCTTTTTTGTAGGTGAATTTTTATCTATCTTCATCACCAGTGCATCAGGATTAGGTGTGCTTTTAATGGTAACTCTTTATCCATTAATGCGTGGTGTTGGCTTAAGCCCTCTCACTGCTTGCGCCCCTATTGCAACTGCAGTTGCGGTAGAAATGGGACCTGCTCAAGGGAATGTAAACTTTGCTGCTGAATTAATCGGTATTGATGTAGTTGAATATGTAGTTAATTACCAAATTTTAGTGGCTGTTGCAGCTTTAGCTGTTATTGCATTTTTACATATTGTTGTTCAAAAATATTTTGATAAAGCTGAAAATTATCAACATAGCGATAATATAGAAGATGTTCAAGTTGATGAAAAAACACAGCAAGATTTAGAAAAAGCCCCTACTTCTTACGCAATATTACCAATTATTCCTTTAGTGCTTATTTTTATGTTTAATAAATTAACTATTAGTAGCATAAAAATGGACGTCACTACCGCAATGTTAGTTTCTATTGTTATCGCATTATTATTTGAATACTTTACACTTGGCAATGCGAAAAAAGTGGTTAACTCTGTACAAATATTCTTTGATGGAATGGGTAAACAATTTGCGAATGTTGTAACCTTTATCGTAGCAGGTCAAACTTTTGCTCAAGGTCTTAAAACTATTGGTGTAATTGATATTATTATTGAAAGTGCTAAAACAGCAGGCTTTGGACCCGTCGCAATGACCATTGTGATGGTATCTATTATTATGGTGACTTCTGTATTAATGGGTTCAGGTAATGCGGCATTCTTCTCTTTTGCAAACTTAGTACCGGGAATTGCAGCTAAAATGGGAATTGCTCCTGTTATGATGTTATTGCCAATGCAATTTGTGGCAGGTTTAAGCCGTAATATTTCACCTATTGCACCAAATATGGTGGCGATCGCAGGGGTTGCTAATGTGTCTCCATTTGCTTTAGCAAAACGTACTGCTATCCCAATGCTTGGTGGTATTATTATTTCAACCCTTGTTAGTATTATGACTTTCTAG